Below is a window of Oxyura jamaicensis isolate SHBP4307 breed ruddy duck chromosome 21, BPBGC_Ojam_1.0, whole genome shotgun sequence DNA.
NNNNNNNNNNNNNNNNNNNNNNNNNNNNNNNNNNNNNNNNNNNNNNNNNNNNNNNNNNNNNNNNNNNNNNNNNNNNNNNNNNNNNNNNNNNNNNNNNNNNNNNNNNNNNNNNNNNNNNNNNNNNNNNNNNNNNNNNNNNNNNNNNNNNNNNNNNNNNNNNNNNNNNNNNNNNNNNNNNNNNNNNNNNNNNNNNNNNNNNNNNNNNNNNNNNNNNNNNNNNNNNNNNNNNNNNNNNNNNNNNNNNNNNNNNNNNNNNNNNNNNNNNNNNNNNNNNNNNNNNNNNNNNNNNNNNNNNNNNNNNNNNNNNNNNNNNNNNNNNNNNNNNNNNNNNNNNNNNNNNNNNNNNNNNNNNNNNNNNNNNNNNNNNNNNNNNNNNNNNNNNNNNNNNNNNNNNNNNNTGGTGACGTCGGGCGGCACGCAGGTGCCGCTGGAGGCGCGCGCCGTGCGCTTCCTGGAGAACTTCAGCAGCGGGCGGCGCGGCGCCGCCTCGGCCGAGCGGCTGGTGGGCGCCGGGTACGGCGTCTGCTTCCTGCACCGCGCCCGCTCCGCCTTCCCCTGGGCCCGCGCCCTGCCGCCGCCCGGGCCCGCCCTGCTGGACGCGCTCCGCCTCACCCCCGGGCCGCCGCCCGGCGTGGCCGCCGAGCCGTCCGCCCTGCCCGGCCTGCTGCCCGCCCTCCGCGAGTACCGGCGCGCCGCCGAGAGCGGGGCGCTGCTGGCCATCGAGTTCACCGGGCTGGCCGAGTACCTGGCGCTGCTGCGAGCCGCCGCCCGCGCCCTGGCGCCCTTCGGTACCCGGGGGGGGGTCGGTGCGAGGGGGCCAGCcccgggcgggcggcggcagcgccgcTCCGGGCAGCGctgggaggcggcggggggaaGGATCGTGAGGGAGGCCCGCGGGCACAGGCCTGGCTGGGCTTGGTGTGAGGGGGGCTGGAAACCGGTCGGTCCCCGGGGGTCGTAGTCGGTGCGAGAGGGCCTGGCAGCTCGGTGCAGGTGAGCGGCGGTGAGTGCCGGCGGTTGTTGTCTCTCGCAGGCTCCAGCGTCATGTTTTACCTGGCAGCTGCCGTGTCCGACTTCTACATCCCCGCCTCGGAGATGCCCGAGCACAAGATCCAGTCCTCGGAGGGGCCGCTGCAGGTGAGGCACCCCTGGGCCTGGCCGCCCCCATCTGCAGCCTCATAGTCCCCTCCGAGTGCCCTGGTGGTGCCGGTATCCTGACAGGGTGGGCATGGCTGGGGGATGACTGAATAAGACCTGGGAGAGGTCACAAAGCAAAAGCTCCTTGGCCAAAAACGTGCATTTTCCTTGGGAATGCGAGGGTGCATTTCcgtgggagcagcagcccctgaaGATAGTGGagttgcattgctttttttccatcccttgcACCAGGCTGGGTTTTTTATTTGGTTGTCTTAGAGGTGAATTGTTGCCTAGATTA
It encodes the following:
- the PPCS gene encoding phosphopantothenate--cysteine ligase — protein: VTSGGTQVPLEARAVRFLENFSSGRRGAASAERLVGAGYGVCFLHRARSAFPWARALPPPGPALLDALRLTPGPPPGVAAEPSALPGLLPALREYRRAAESGALLAIEFTGLAEYLALLRAAARALAPFGSSVMFYLAAAVSDFYIPASEMPEHKIQSSEGPLQITMKMVPKMLSPLVKEWAPEAFVISFKLETDPLILIDKSLKALEKYRHQVVVANILESRRTSVIIVTKDSQTPLSLSDEEIAQGMEIEEKIVSYLQGQHTSFIEKKI